A genomic segment from Sulfitobacter mediterraneus encodes:
- a CDS encoding GYD domain-containing protein, producing MVEGDTDREDVARAVCEAAGGKLIGFYGLLGQEHHVALIADMPSVSEYVGTVLAATMGGAIESFKTIPMYSSAESHKARDVYKQVKGTYAPPTN from the coding sequence ATTGTCGAAGGGGACACAGATCGAGAAGACGTCGCGCGTGCAGTCTGTGAAGCTGCCGGAGGGAAGCTGATTGGTTTTTACGGCCTTCTTGGCCAAGAGCACCACGTCGCCCTCATTGCAGATATGCCCAGTGTTTCTGAATATGTCGGCACGGTTTTGGCTGCGACTATGGGCGGTGCGATTGAGAGCTTCAAAACAATTCCAATGTACAGCAGCGCCGAAAGCCATAAGGCACGAGATGTCTACAAGCAGGTCAAGGGCACCTACGCACCTCCGACGAACTGA
- a CDS encoding tetratricopeptide repeat protein: MARRLAAIMMADVVGFSRLMNDDELGTLSALQKHRAEVFDPVIAARGGRVVKLMGDGALVEFTSVVEAVEAALTIQQRTVQADGQIRMRIGINLGDVIIEGEDIFGDGVNIVARLEALADPDGICITSIVQESIDNRIDASFEDAGQHKVKGIAQPIHVYRWPATGAVQRQSEIPSIAILPFENVSRDSEDTYFAHGMTDDIATDLSRISGVLVIAGSATLAYKDRSVGPSQVAQELGVRYVLEGSVRRGGGRVRVNARLTDAESSAQLWADRFDGDLQEILDLQDRISESIVATLSITLSRAEQERAFRKDVKDLRAYDYVLQANALHSQFTKETNAQALELYKRAMELDPDYAPAHAGFAWAMTHESNQEWSPEPKQALELALKHARLAVRLASGLAKAHMVLGDVYCWMRQHSLAVSEGRKAVELDPNNADVHFALSYYLVTAGKSDEAVEEARLALRYNPIYARCDYYEMLGKSLYLTKRYAEALIPLEEGLARFPDYDGLHQWLAPTYAQLGKQVEARKHAEIYMALKPGVTLSGLAKKLPYKNQADLDHLFDGMRKAGVLE, translated from the coding sequence ATGGCGCGGCGACTTGCAGCGATAATGATGGCGGATGTGGTCGGGTTTTCACGCCTGATGAACGATGATGAACTGGGCACGCTGTCCGCTTTGCAAAAGCATAGGGCTGAGGTGTTTGATCCGGTTATCGCAGCGCGAGGTGGCCGTGTAGTCAAACTGATGGGCGACGGTGCTTTGGTCGAGTTCACCAGCGTGGTCGAGGCGGTCGAGGCCGCTTTGACGATCCAACAGCGGACAGTCCAAGCGGACGGCCAGATCCGCATGCGGATCGGGATCAATCTTGGCGATGTAATCATTGAAGGGGAGGATATCTTTGGTGATGGGGTGAACATCGTCGCTCGGCTTGAAGCTTTGGCAGACCCAGACGGGATTTGTATCACCTCAATTGTTCAGGAAAGTATCGATAATCGAATTGATGCCAGCTTCGAAGATGCCGGTCAGCATAAGGTCAAGGGGATTGCACAACCGATTCATGTCTATCGGTGGCCCGCGACCGGTGCCGTACAAAGACAAAGCGAGATACCCTCAATCGCAATTCTGCCCTTCGAGAACGTCTCTCGGGATTCAGAAGATACGTACTTTGCACATGGCATGACGGATGACATCGCCACTGACCTCTCAAGGATATCAGGCGTGCTTGTCATCGCCGGCAGCGCGACCCTTGCCTATAAAGATCGGTCTGTTGGCCCAAGCCAGGTGGCTCAGGAACTGGGCGTCCGCTACGTACTTGAAGGAAGCGTTCGAAGGGGCGGCGGGAGGGTTCGGGTCAACGCCAGACTGACGGACGCCGAGAGTTCAGCCCAGCTTTGGGCAGATCGCTTTGACGGAGATTTGCAAGAAATTCTCGACCTTCAGGATCGGATTAGTGAGAGCATTGTCGCAACTCTGTCCATAACTCTATCGCGGGCCGAACAAGAACGGGCATTTCGAAAAGACGTCAAAGATCTGCGTGCCTATGATTACGTTTTGCAAGCGAACGCACTGCACAGTCAATTCACAAAGGAGACGAATGCACAGGCATTGGAGCTCTACAAACGTGCGATGGAATTGGACCCTGACTATGCCCCGGCCCATGCCGGTTTTGCCTGGGCGATGACCCATGAATCAAACCAGGAATGGAGCCCGGAGCCCAAGCAAGCACTCGAACTGGCATTAAAACATGCGCGCTTGGCCGTGCGGCTGGCGTCAGGTCTGGCGAAGGCGCATATGGTTCTTGGGGATGTGTATTGTTGGATGAGACAGCATAGCCTTGCTGTTTCTGAGGGGAGAAAGGCGGTTGAGCTGGATCCGAACAATGCAGATGTGCATTTCGCGCTTTCCTACTATCTGGTGACGGCAGGTAAATCTGATGAAGCGGTGGAAGAGGCGCGGCTCGCACTGAGATACAATCCGATTTATGCCCGCTGTGACTACTATGAAATGCTTGGCAAATCGCTCTACCTGACAAAGCGATATGCAGAGGCGTTGATACCTCTCGAAGAGGGCTTGGCGCGCTTCCCTGATTATGACGGACTTCATCAGTGGCTGGCACCCACCTATGCCCAATTGGGAAAGCAGGTAGAGGCGAGAAAACACGCAGAAATTTACATGGCTCTCAAACCAGGCGTCACTCTGAGTGGACTGGCAAAAAAGTTGCCTTACAAAAATCAGGCTGATCTGGACCACTTGTTTGACGGGATGCGCAAAGCAGGTGTGCTTGAATAA
- a CDS encoding 2OG-Fe(II) oxygenase, whose product MPALYSKPEAFSPGECDRIIAAITAVPSKDAMLVGQNEDHVLRTAQLVWIDDVDGLGWVMERLIEIVRKSNVDQFDFDLHEFAESPQVASYRATDSGHFAWHSDIGDGPVARKRKLTLVLQLSLPSSYEGGELEIMPSAQILSASRSQGCVSIFPSFTLHQVVPVRC is encoded by the coding sequence ATGCCTGCACTCTACTCCAAGCCGGAGGCGTTCAGTCCGGGCGAATGTGACCGAATTATTGCGGCTATCACCGCGGTCCCTTCCAAAGATGCGATGCTTGTGGGGCAAAATGAGGATCACGTTCTGCGGACCGCTCAGCTGGTATGGATCGACGACGTTGACGGGCTGGGCTGGGTCATGGAGCGGCTGATCGAAATAGTTCGAAAATCCAATGTAGACCAGTTTGATTTCGACCTGCACGAATTTGCCGAAAGCCCGCAGGTCGCAAGCTATAGGGCTACTGACAGTGGACATTTTGCTTGGCATTCCGACATTGGAGATGGTCCCGTAGCACGCAAACGCAAGCTCACATTGGTGCTTCAGCTTAGCTTGCCAAGCTCATACGAGGGCGGCGAACTGGAAATCATGCCAAGTGCTCAAATCCTGTCCGCCAGCCGCTCCCAAGGGTGTGTCAGCATCTTCCCTAGCTTTACACTTCACCAG